In Apus apus isolate bApuApu2 chromosome 5, bApuApu2.pri.cur, whole genome shotgun sequence, the following are encoded in one genomic region:
- the SLC39A13 gene encoding zinc transporter ZIP13, which produces MTKHKLLLDGTLSLFLIVACEAQQLPRTHVTASSGPLCEKEAESWGNLFSSERLDAWICSLIGSFMVGLSGVFPLLVIPFETGAALRSEAGSHRLKQLLSFAIGGLLGNVFLHLLPEAWAYTCSATTGVGQSFQQQKLLGLWVIIGLLTFLVLEKIFLEKEEECPGVGCDSKAPGGKVPNGSGYPLPKVAGQSQRAGAGSTQCNGSSLQSCPTGNRIKISGYLNLLANTIDNFTHGLAVAASFLVSRKVGFLTTMAILLHEIPHEVGDFAILLRAGFDRWSAAKMQLSTALGGVLGACFAICAQSPKGAGETVAWILPFTSGGFLYIALVNVVPDLLEEKNPWNSLQQILLLCTGITVMVLLSLTTE; this is translated from the exons ATGACAAAACACAAGCTTCTGCTTGATGGCACTCTCTCCTTGTTTCTGATCGTGGCCTGTGAAGCTCAGCAGCTCCCGAGGACTCATGTCACTGCTAGTTCTGGTCCTCTGTGTGAGAAGGAGGCAGAGTCCTGGGGAAACCTTTTCAGCAGTGAGCGGCTGGATGCTTGGATCTGTTCCCTCATTGGTTCGTTCATGGTGGGGCTGAGTGGCGTCTTCCCCTTGCTGGTGATACCATTTGAGACGGGAGCTGCTTTGCGGTCAGAAG ctggctCACACCGTTTGAAGCAGTTGTTGAGCTTTGCAATCGGTGGACTACTGGGCAATGTGTTTCTGCACCTGCTTCCTGAAGCCTGGGCTTACACATGCAGTGCAACGACAG GAGTAGGGCAgagctttcagcagcagaagcttCTGGGTCTCTGGGTGATCATTGGTCTCCTCACCTTCCTGGTGCTGGAGAAGATCTTCctagagaaagaagaggagtGCCCCGGTGTG GGCTGTGATTCCAAAGCACCAGGTGGAAAGGTTCCAAATGGAAGTGGCTACCCGCTGCCAAAGGTGGCAGGCCAATCCCAAAGAGCAGGAGCAGGTTCAACTCAGTGTAATGGCTCCTCTCTCCAGTCTTGTCCAACAGGCAACAGAATCAAg ATCAGTGGGTacctcaatctgctggccaaCACCATTGATAACTTTACACATGGCCTGGCGGTAGCAGCCAGCTTCCTGGTCAGCAGAAAG GTTGGGTTCCTAACCACAATGGCCATTCTCCTGCATGAAATTCCACATGAG GTTGGAGACTTTGCAATCCTACTTCGGGCTGGCTTTGACCGCTGGAGTGCAGCCAAGATGCAGCTTTCCACAGCTCTGGGGGGAGTTCTAGGAGCCTGCTTTGCAATATGTGCTCAGTCACCAAAAGGAGCAG GTGAAACAGTAGCCTGGATCCTCCCTTTCACTTCTGGAGGATTTCTATATATTGCCTTGGTAAATGTTGTGCCTGATCTCTTGGAGGAAAAGAATCCTTG GAACTCCCTGCAGCAAATTCTGCTCCTGTGTACAGGCATTACAGTCATGGTGCTACTCTCGCTCACAACGGAGTGA